Proteins co-encoded in one Capsicum annuum cultivar UCD-10X-F1 chromosome 9, UCD10Xv1.1, whole genome shotgun sequence genomic window:
- the LOC107841584 gene encoding ATP-dependent DNA helicase PIF4-like — translation MEGSEEIYYLRLLLNVIKGPTSYEKLRRINNNDHATFRDACYAPSLLDDDKEYIDAIKEASTWGMPSYLRQLFVMLANSMSRPEVVWQTSWRLLSKDILCEERRLLDNLEADLTDDKLKNRCLQKFDKILRCCGKSFNELSTMPKPYGHEEVDAEQKYAYDKIMTAVNEDKGGLFFLYGHRGIGKTFLWKTLSAGIHSKGNIVLNIASSGIASLLLPGGWTAHSRFAISLNIIEDSTCKTKQGSPLAKLMVKAKFIIWDEAPMMHRYYFEDLDQTLRNILRFKNSSNLDRPFGGKTIVFGWDFR, via the exons ATGGAAG GGAGTGAGGAGATATATTATCTCAGGTTGTTATTGAATGTAATTAAAGGGCCAACTTCCTATGAAAAACTTAGAAGAATCAACAACAATGACCATGCTACTTTTAGAGATGCATGTTATGCACCTAGTTTGTTGGATGATGATAAAGAATACATCGATGCTATAAAGGAGGCAAGTACTTGGGGAATGCCATCTTATCTTCGACAATTGTTTGTCATGTTAGCTAATTCAATGTCACGACCTGAAGTTGTTTGGCAAACATCATGGCGGCTACTTTCAAAAGATATTCTTTGTGAAGAAAGAAGATTATTGGACAACCTGG AAGCAGATCTAACAGATGATAAATTGAAAAATCGTTGCTTGCAAAAGTTTGACAAGATTTTAAGATGTTGTGGAAAAAGTTTTAACGAACTTTCAACAATGCCAAAACCATATGGTCATGAAGAAGTTGATG CTGAGCAGAAGTATGCATATGATAAAATCATGACTGCAGTGAATGAAGACAAAGGGGGGTTATTCTTTTTATATGGTCATAGAGGAATAGGCAAAACTTTTCTCTGGAAAACATTATCTGCTGGCATACACTCTAAAGGTAATATAGTACTAAATATTGCATCAAGTGGTATTGCATCTCTATTGTTACCAGGAGGCTGGACTGCTCATTCGAGATTTGCAATTTCTCTTAATATAATTGAAGATTCAACATGCAAGACAAAGCAAGGAAGTCCATTAGCTAAGTTGATGGTTAAGGCGAAGTTTATCATTTGGGATGAAGCACCAATGATGCATAGATACTATTTTGAAGATCTTGATCAAACTTTAAGAAATATTCTAAGatttaaaaattcatcaaatttagaTCGGCCATTTGGAGGAAAGACGATTGTTTTTGGATGGGATTTTAGATAA